The Gossypium arboreum isolate Shixiya-1 chromosome 6, ASM2569848v2, whole genome shotgun sequence DNA window cattttgatTTCTTCTTTTCGAATTACCTTTATTTTTGCTAACTTACATCAAATTGATTCTGGACAAGGTTTGACTTCTCTTACCTAGTTCAATTCAGTTGCTGGTAAGTTTCGATTTAAGGTTATGTGTCGATAGTTCTTCGACATAACTTCAGTTTTGAATGCTAATCTTATCGTTTTGTTTATGAATAAGTCATCCGATTTTTCGCTATAATGTTATTTTAGGGGACGAGAATTCATCCTTGTGTGCTTCTGCATCAAATCCATAACATGTAGGTAACAAAAATCCAAATTTCTACAAGTTATGAATGCCAGAAAACATGGCTTTTGATGCCACACGGTCGAGTGTCAGGCCGTGTGCGTAACACAACCATGTGTCAGGTAGTATGGTAGACCGTGTGAGGCATTATTTAAGGTTACACGGActagggacacggacgtgtgtccaaGCCTGTAACTCATTGTTTAGGACCAGATGGCCGTGTGTGAGGCTTTGTGACTGGCCATGTGAGTCACTGAGAGGTTCACTCAGGTGTGTgttaggctgtgtgagccacacgggccagaCACCCAAGCTGTGTGGATCCATACGAGCGTATGGGTCAAAATTCTGAAATATTCCCTAGGGTCGTGAACGTCGTCTGGATAGAAGGTAGGCTTTCCGTAGGGTCTGTATGATTTGTATTAAGTTACAAAACTCAGGAATTGTTGATCTGTTAGTGAATAATCTGCTATTTGTACGTATATCTATTTTGATTTAAGATAAGTAAAGATGATTGCTAATGTATAATGTACCCCCGTTTGGATGCGTTGAGGTATGTGAATTATCCAGGTACGATCTGTATTCTATTAAGTCTGATGGTATGCTCCTGTGTTACTCTATTGATTAAGAATATGTGATAtccaaatatgttgaattgattggtATTGATTCTGATTTATAACAATGCATGTGCCTTTATGGCAATCTAATGTGATCTATAGAGGTTTGATAAATCTGTTTTACAAAACATGGACTCCCATGCCTACTGATTTTGTTATTGTACGATAGCATGACCTACATGCTTATTAATATGACTCTTTATATGCTTGCTATGACATATTGCAGGGGATTTGGGATGACATGAAAAGAGGAAGTTTCTGGCAGTTTAATGATTTGTATTatctggtggtttatccacaatcCAGTTTTGGCAGCTTGACTGCAATATTGTGGCTTGACCACATGTATCTGATCTAGCATTTTTAATTACAAATTTAAGTAGCACTGTCCATAGTTATCTATTGGTGTGATTTGGTTGTACGAGTTCTAGggaactctattttggtgtgtagcggagttgGGTAGGATGTTTTCTGATAAATCTACACTCTGATTGGTTTTGAAAAAAATACTGTAACGACATAGACATATATTTGTTGTTTTGTTCTGCTTTGTTCTATTCTGCTCTGCTTTGTTCTGCTCTGTTCTGTTATGTTGTACTACCATTGTTGTAATCTCTGTGATACTCTGGATTTGTTCTATGCTAGTTATATGGTCGCTATTGAGTTCTTTGCATTACTACAATTTATATGTTGTGATCCGTTTATTTGTATTTGCGTTTGGTTATATATTGTGCTTTGTAGCTCACCTCTTTGTCTTATCTTTATCTGTTTAGGTAAACATCTGACTTAGGATCGGACAGCATATGGGAGCTCGAATTGTTTTTGCACTGATGTAACTATGATTTGATCTTTTAGGTTTGAAATCTGTATCTGAACTCGCCTTGCTTTTTGCTAACCACGCCAATAATTGACAATTTCTAACATGAAACTACAAAATCACTTAAGTCGACTAAAATGGATTTTTGGTTTTCAAAGTTAAAACTCTAAAAAGATTTCAGCTACAAATCAAGTAAGGATTTGAATGTTTTATGAATACTTACTGAAATTAGTTTTCAATACGTTGATGCAACTTTTCTAAATTCTGCTTAAACTTCTAGGCCGgctttggagtgttacatttacaGCCTATTATGAGGCATCTAATAATGGAATATGGATTTGAAATATCTTCACTTTGTTGCAAACAGTGGATGGAATAGAAAGACCACTTAAATTATATGATCGAATTTTATCAGGAATGAAATGTCGTATTACTGAAGATGACAATTATCGGCTAAAAAAAGATACACTAACGAGGAGATACGAGAAGATTTAATGGAGTTGGGTCCCACTAAAGCACTAGGAGACAATGGCTTTCCGACATTTTTCTACCAAAAATATTGGTTGATCATCGGAGACGAGGTTTCAGATTTTTGTCTTTGAAGACTGAATGAAGGTATGGAAATGAGTTCGATCAACAAAAAAAATATTGTGCTAATACCTAAGATTTTAAATCCTTCCAACATTACTTAATTTAGACCAATTAGcttatgtaatgtgatttatataaattgatagctaaggtcATAGCAAGTCGACTTCGGGTAGTAATTAATAAATGTATAGATTTAGCACAGAGTGTTTTCGTACCAGGGAGGTTAATTTCTGATAATGTGTTACTAGCTTATGAAATTTTACATACTCTGAAGCACAAGAAGACTGGGAAAAAAAGGTTTATGGCGGTGAAATTAGACATGAGTAAGACATACGATAGAGTTGAATAGAAGTTTATGGAGATGACAATGAAGAAAATAGGTTTTGATCCAAAAGGGGTTGATTCGATTATGAAATGTGTGTCTACAGTATCGTACTCAGTGGTGTTCAATGGAAAGCTAGGGGAAGTGTTTCATCCCAGTAGAGGTTTAAGACAAGGAGATCCTCTAAgtccatttttgtttttattcTGGGGGAAAGGCCTCTCAAGTCTTATGAGGATTGCAATTGGAGGAAGAATAATCAAAAGAGTAAAAGCTAGCCGAAATGGGCCATCTGTCTCACATTTACTCTTTGCAGATGATTGCATTTTATTCATAGAAACTACTAAAAAAGGAGCGCATTCTTTAAAACAAATTTTGAATGAATATGAAAAGTGTTCTAGCCAGTGTATTAATTATGACAAGTCAACAGTGTTTTTTAGCACAAATACACAAGATAGGGAAATGATAGCAGTCTTTAATGTACTTGGAGTAAAAAGGTCAACAGATCCAGAACGATACTTAGGGTTTCTAATATGGtgggaaaaaaaaagagatcgTCATTTCAAGTTTTGAAGGACAGTTTTAAAAAATGAATCGACAATTAAAGCATAAAGCACCTCTCTCAAGGGGGGAAAAAAGTTTTCATAAAAGCAGTTCTTCAATCCATCCCTACTTATACTATGGCTTGCTTTCTTCTTCCTAAGCCTCTATGTGTTGAATTGGAGGGCATTATAGCCAAATTTTAGTGGCAGAAAGGTCATGACAAAAAAAGGCATTCATTGGTGTGCTTGGAAAGAACTATGCTCATTGAAGGAAGATGGGGGACTTGGTTTTTGGAATCTTGAAAATTTTAATGTGGCGTTGTTAGTAAAGCAGGGTTAGCGCTTTATTAATTTTCCAAATTCGTTATTAGCTCGTGTTTTGAATGCAATATATTATCCTAACTCAGATTTTTATAATGCTCGGTTAGGAACGTTACCTTCGTTTACCTGGAAGAGTGTCTGGGCAGTAAGAGGGATTCTAGAGAAAGGAATATGCAATATGCTAGAGAGTTGAAAAAGGGAACTATATTTTCTTCTGGGATGATTTGTGGATATCAGGGGATGAAGCAGACAGATTACAAAACcatgaaaataatgaaaatatcagGTTAGTTTCGGATCTAATAGAGGCCACTACTAGAACTTGGAAAACAGATGTTATTATGAATACCTTTAGTATAGATGTTGTAAGGAAAATCATGCAGATTCCACTGGTAGAGATAGCATACGAAGATTTACAAATATGGAGAGGTGAACTGTCCGGTGAGTTCTCAATCAGGAGCGCCTATAAACTATTACAGGAGTTTAGCGTGGATCCTAATAGTTACTTTATACAAACtgaaataaaaaatttctatAAGAAACTATGGAAATTATACATCCCCTCAATAGTTACATTGACAGTTTGTAGAATCTCTTGGAATTTTATTCATTCCCTTGTTAACCTCAAGCAAAGGAAAGTGGTGGTGGACGCACAATGCCCTCGATGTCGTCAAGATGAGGAGAACAGTAACCATATTTTTTGATAGTGTCTTACAACAGTCGAGACTTGGAATCACTTAAATCTGTCTTGGGTACTGAATAACAATACTCAGAATACGTGGGAGTGGCTTACCTAGGTTTTCGAACAGGGGACTAGTGAACAGATTTGATTTTTCTGTTGTGGACTCTAGTTGATTTGGTTCAACAGGAATAGGTTAGTATATGAAAGGAGAACTGTGACATGAAGAGACATAGCAAAACAGATTCAAAGTTATATCTCAAAGCTCGACGGGATAAAAGAGAAAAACTCACATACCAGTCCAATGAAAATTTTCAACAGAATGTTTGCAGAGCAAGGGTTATAGTTTATTTTGATGCAGCTTATGACCAACAACATTCCAGATCGGTTTCGGGCTTGCTTGCACGAAACGAAAAGGGGGATATCTTAGCATCGAAAATGGTCACTCATTTTGAAATAGTTACTCCGTTCATGGCAGAGGCTCAAGCAGAGTTACAAACAGTGAAATTAGGAATCTTCATGGGATTAAATAAAATGGATGTAAAGGGTGACTCAAAAACTTTTATAAAGAAATGCCAAAGTTCCAAGATTGACAAATCGACCATTGGGGCAACTATTAGAGACATTCAAAGCACAAAAGACAGATTTCAAGAGATGGGGTTTCATTTTATCCCTAAAACAATGAATATTTATGCTCATGTTATTGTGAAGGAGGCTCTAAAGAGGAGAGAAAGCTGTTACCTGGTGGGAGGGATTCTAGAACACGTTAGCCAAGCTATGGAGAAGTATAGACCACGACATTCGGATTGAGAGGAAATAAAGATGGAAATCTCTGGAAAGGATAGCAAGTAAATTAaagatatatatttttttaaattgctATCATTAAGGCTGGGTGAGTGATGTGTAAAGGCAGAGACTATTGGCATCTAGCTGTTGATTTGACTGTTTTtggatttgttttattttactgtTTAGTTGTAGTTACATTCGGACGACTTGGgttagttttaaatgttttaaagcgGCTCCTTTTTTAAGTAGGCTTTTAGGTGTTTCTATTCTTCTTTTAGATTCGGGCTAATGGATTTTAGTCCAATTATGTTTATATGTAATTAGTTTATTCTATTAATTCCAGTCAaatctttttcaaaaaaaaaacaaaatcaacTGAGCCACATCACAATAATAAAAagatttttcttgaaataaagtaTCGGTTACTAAAAGGTATTGGGTTTAGCCACCCTTATcgactttataaaaaaaaaatcaataataaataatttacatattatcatTCTATAATAAAATCTATACAAAAATTTGTGATCAACAAAAATAATTTGCAAAATTCTTTGAGTTgtttatatatatctatatatctatatctatatctatatatatatatatatctttaatttAGAATATTATTAAACCTTTTCGTTAAATTGTTATATGgaaatttaacaatttaaaaaaaaaactgcaGCAAAAGAAGAATAATCGCCAATATATGATGTTGTCTTTGAAGAGACCACTAAAgaaaatataaacaatttaaggAAAACATCCAACATCACAACCCCAAAAATCATTGCTTCTCAGATACACTTTTGAGacaaaaaaatatttctaaaataaaaatactgTTAAATAAAATGCAATGCTTTTGAGCTTTTCaaaagtatttaaaaaaaaaaaatctttacaaaagcATTTTTTTCCCCAAAAACAAAAACAGAACCCAAATCACTAAAACATAAAAGCCATTGTTACTTGCACCACCAAGATCACTTCCACTTCAAAGGCCGAAGCCACGGCCAAAACCTATAACACCATGTAAGCCTTCTAGGCCGCCAATACCCATATAAGCATCTATTCCAGTGACACCATCAATTCCACCATATTTCCCAATCCCACTAAAGCCACCAAGTAAAAGGATTCCCCTAAACATACCAGCGTAGTTGCCAATTCTAGCAAAGTCACCAAGTCCAGCATAAATAAAATTCTTCTTATCATCAGTGCACTATCTTTTGGTGAATCTACCTTCTGTATATCGGTTTACAATGTTTGTTTCTTCTTGAGTCGATGCACATTTGCACAACCACCAAAACAAGTAAAAAGTAAGTTGTTTACATCATGTTTTAACAACAATTGTGCTAACTTCTTAATGTTTATAAAGTATAAAGATCAAATTATGATAAATTAAAGAAGACGGACTAACTTTTCGGTTTTCATAAAATAGAAGTATGAAATTCCAATTAGACGTATATATATTCACTTAAGACGACATCGTATGAGCCACCTAGTTGCCAGTTAAATGCTAATAAATATGGTATGGATGGAGCCGAGGTCCTTAAAAGCCGATCAATGAGGCCACGTGGAAAGCCGATAGCGTCAACGTCGTGAAGAACAGAAGAAGAAACGAAGCAAAGGCAGCTCTTATTCTAATACAACACGCTTAAGGAAAAGTCGCCAAATAAAATACCACTACCCTTAAGGAATCTACAGATCTCTGTCCCTCTTTCTCTACGTCTCAAACCCTAATTCCTTAGTTTTTACAGGTTACAAATCATTTTCTTTACAACGCTTTTTTTATTTGATGGAATTCTGTTTTTTTTCGTGTTTCCGAGTGATTGATTATTGTTTCTTTTGATCGGATCTTATTGGTTATTATCGTTAAACAGAAGATCGGGGGTTTAATCGCAGAGAATCAACCATGTTTAACAGGCTTTTCGGGAAACCCAAGCAGGAAGCAAATGCTCTAACCACGTTAGACAAATTAAATGAGGTATATTCTCAGaattttatcttctttttttcttctctaaTTAAGAAATCGCTTATTTGCTTTGGATTTCTTTTGCGTTTTGCGGATCGGTTTTTTGCTCTGAATTCGAAATTTGCGTTTGGTGAATTTGGGGTGGGTTGAATTTAGCGACAATAAGTGGTCGGGACTTTGGGATTTGCATGAAATAACTTACTGGCTAACGGATTAATGGAACAATATCATGTGATAGCTTTTGGTGAATCATTAAATTGTTTGATTACATTTTTGGAAGGTTTGTTTTCGATCGACGAAAAATAATAATAGCTAAAGTGGAAAAAAATGGTAATACACTTACATACAAAAGTAGTAATGGAACCCTTGTTGACATGGGCTGTCGATCATCTTAGGGGGAAATCCCTTGATCAGTGGCTCCTAGATTATTGTGTGCATTTAGACAATGGAGGCACTTCTGCAACAGATTACTAGTTCTGTTCGATATAGATTGTGAAATATCAGAAAATTTTGTCATAATCTTGATGAAAGTAGAATGTGGGGATTGGACATAATTGGTTAAATGAATATAGGCATTGTTACTGCCTTCAGTTTTGATTTGCAGCAAATTTTGCTTTCTTTTTGGATAAATAAAATCTTTTAATCCAAAAAATAATGGAGCCCTAATTAcgttgtttctattttagattttgtTTAATTTGTACCCTATATTTATTTCCATCATACAGACCCTTGAAATGCTCGAGAAGAAGGAGAAAGTACTTGTGAAAAAGGCTGCTGCTGAGGTTGAAAAGGCCAAGGAATTTGCCAAAGGGAGAAACAAGAGAGGTATGGATGCAATTCTTCTGCTCAAtatttttcatagttttccatgattTTCTATGCTGAAAAATACAAATCAATTTTTGGTGGGACTGTTGGACTTTCAATTTATAAGCTATAGTGGTTCTCC harbors:
- the LOC128293830 gene encoding uncharacterized protein LOC128293830; protein product: MKRHSKTDSKLYLKARRDKREKLTYQSNENFQQNVCRARVIVYFDAAYDQQHSRSVSGLLARNEKGDILASKMVTHFEIVTPFMAEAQAELQTVKLGIFMGLNKMDVKGDSKTFIKKCQSSKIDKSTIGATIRDIQSTKDRFQEMGFHFIPKTMNIYAHVIVKEALKRRESCYLVGGILEHVSQAMEKYRPRHSD